A genomic segment from Sparus aurata chromosome 10, fSpaAur1.1, whole genome shotgun sequence encodes:
- the LOC115589232 gene encoding prostaglandin reductase 1-like, with product MVQAKTWTLVKHFDGFPKDSDFKLKVEELPALKNGEMLLEAVFLSVDPYMRPYSRVQMKEGDVMIGTQVAKVLQSKNPAFPVGSHVVSGGGWRTHTVSDGADLTLIMPNWPKDVPRSLALGTIGMPGLTALFGIEEVLGLQKGETLLVNAAAGAVGTVVGQIAKIKGCKVVGSAGSDAKVAYLKELGFDEAFNYKTVGSLDEALKKASPEGYDCFFENVGGPFWTAATQQMKLLGRIAVCGGIATYNDTTTKTCPYPHPVIISKQLKVEGFIPARWQHKHPESLKRLMGWVKEGKLKYREHVTKGFDNMPAAFMGLLQGENIGKAVIAV from the exons ATGGTCCAAGCCAAGACGTGGACGCTGGTCAAACACTTTGACGGCTTCCCGAAGGACAGCGACTTTAAGCTCAAGGTGGAGGAGCTTCCTGCGCTCAAAAATGGGG agaTGCTTTTGGAAGCTGTGTTTCTCAGTGTTGACCCGTACATGAG GCCATACAGTAGGGTTCAAATGAAAGAAGGCGACGTGATGATTGGCACTCAAGTGGCCAA gGTGCTCCAAAGTAAGAACCCAGCATTCCCTGTAGGAAGCCATGTTGTCAGTGGTGGTGGCTGGAGAACCCACACAGTCAGTGACGGAGCGGACCTGACTCTCATCATGCCCAACTGGCCGAAAGACGTCCCACGGTCGCTGGCTCTGGGTACCATCGGCATGCCAGG actGACGGCTCTGTTTGGGATTGAAGAAGTTTTGGGACTCCAGAAGGGCGAGACCCTGCTGGTGAACGCCGCAGCGGGGGCGGTGGGCACCGTGGTGGGCCAGATCGCCAAGATCAAGGGCTGCAAGGTGGTGGGCTCAGCAGGGTCCGATGCCAAGGTGGCCTACCTCAAAGAGCTGGGCTTCGACGAGGCCTTCAACTACAAGACTGTTGGTTCCCTGGATGAGGCGCTGAAGAAGGCTTCTCCAGAGGGATACGACTGCTTCTTTGAGAAT GTGGGGGGCCCTTTTTGGACTGCTGCCACACAACAAATGAAGCTCCTTGGGAGAATAGCTGTGTGTGGAGGGATTGCCACCTACAATGACACCACCACCAAAACAT GCCCATATCCCCACCCTGTCATAATCTCTAAGCAGCTCAAAGTGGAGGGCTTCATACCTGCTAGGTGGCAGCACAAGCACCCTGAGTCCCTTAAGAGGCTGATGGGCTGGGTGAAAGAG GGCAAACTGAAGTATCGGGAGCACGTCACAAAAGGCTTTGACAACATGCCAGCTGCCTTCATGGggctgctgcagggagagaacATCGGCAAGGCCGTCATTGCAGTCTGA
- the LOC115589238 gene encoding prostaglandin reductase 1-like encodes MVQAKTWTLVKHFDGFPKDSDFKLKVVDLPALKNGEVLLEAVFLSVDPYMRPFSRAQMKEGDVMIGTQVAKVLQSKNPAFPVGSHVVSGAGWRTHTVSDGADLTPIIPNWSKDVPLSLALGTIGMPGLTALFGIEEVLGLQKGETLLVNAAAGAVGTVVGQIAKIKGCKVVGSAGSNAKVAYLKELGFDEAFNYKTVGSLDEALKKASPEGYDCFFENVGDPFWTAALEQMKLYGRIAVCGGIATYNDTPPKSGPYPHLTMIFKQLKVEGFMQSRWEHKHPESLKRLMGWVKEGKLKYREHVTKGFDNMPAAFMGLLQGENIGKAVIAV; translated from the exons ATGGTCCAAGCCAAGACGTGGACGCTGGTCAAACACTTTGACGGCTTTCCGAAGGACAGCGACTTTAAGCTCAAGGTGGTGGATCTTCCTGCACTTAAAAATGGGG aggTGCTCTTGGAAGCTGTGTTTCTTAGTGTTGACCCGTACATGAG GCCGTTCAGTCGGGCTCAAATGAAAGAAGGCGACGTGATGATCGGAACTCAAGTGGCCAA ggtGCTCCAAAGTAAGAACCCTGCATTCCCTGTAGGAAGCCATGTTGTCAGTGGTGCTGGCTGGAGAACCCACACAGTCAGTGACGGGGCGGACCTGACTCCAATCATACCCAACTGGTCGAAAGATGTCCCGCTGTCGCTGGCTCTGGGTACCATTGGCATGCCAGG actGACGGCTTTGTTTGGGATTGAAGAAGTTTTGGGACTCCAGAAGGGCGAGACCCTGCTGGTGAACGCCGCAGCGGGGGCGGTGGGCACCGTAGTTGGCCAGATTGCCAAGATCAAGGGCTGCAAGGTGGTGGGCTCAGCAGGGTCCAATGCCAAGGTGGCCTACCTCAAAGAGCTGGGCTTCGACGAGGCCTTCAACTACAAGACTGTTGGTTCCCTGGATGAGGCGCTGAAGAAGGCTTCTCCAGAGGGATACGACTGCTTCTTTGAGAAT GTGGGGGACCCTTTCTGGACTGCTGCCTTAGAACAAATGAAGCTCTATGGGAGAATAGCTGTGTGTGGAGGAATTGCCACCTACAATGACACCCCCCCAAAA TCAGGCCCATATCCCCACCTCACCATGATTTTTAAGCAGCTTAAAGTTGAGGGCTTTATGCAGAGCAGGTGGGAGCACAAGCACCCTGAGTCCCTCAAGAGGCTGATGGGCTGGGTGAAAGAG GGCAAACTGAAGTATCGGGAGCACGTCACGAAAGGCTTTGACAACATGCCAGCTGCCTTCATGGggctgctgcagggagagaacATCGGCAAGGCTGTCATTGCAGTCTGA
- the LOC115589231 gene encoding prostaglandin reductase 1-like, with product MVQAKTWILVKHFDGFPKDSDFELKVEELPEPKDGEVLLEAVFLSVDPYMRPFSRVRMKEGDVMIGTQVAKVLQSKNPAFPVGSHVIGRGGWRTHTVSDGADLTPIMPDWPQDLSLSLALGTIGMPGLTALFGIEEVLGLQKGETLLVNAAAGAVGTVVGQIAKIKGCKVVGSAGSDAKVAYLKELGFDEAFNYKTVGSLDEALKKASPEGYDCFFENVGGPFWTAATQQMKNFGRIAVCGGIATYNDTTPKTCPYPHLTMIFKQLKVEGFMQSRWEHKHPESLKRLMGWVKEGKLKYREHVTKGFDNMPAAFMGLLQGENIGKAVIAV from the exons ATGGTCCAAGCCAAGACATGGATCCTGGTCAAACACTTTGACGGCTTCCCAAAGGACAGCGACTTTGAGCTCAAGGTGGAGGAGCTTCCTGAGCCCAAAGATGGGG AGGTGCTCTTGGAAGCTGTGTTTCTTAGTGTTGACCCGTACATGAG GCCTTTCAGTAGGGTTCGCATGAAAGAAGGCGACGTGATGATCGGAACTCAAGTGGCCAA GGTGCTCCAAAGTAAGAACCCAGCATTTCCTGTGGGAAGCCATGTTATTGGTCGTGGCGGCTGGAGAACCCACACAGTCAGTGATGGGGCGGACCTGACTCCAATCATGCCCGACTGGCCGCAAGACTTGTCGCTGTCGCTGGCTCTGGGTACCATCGGCATGCCAGG actGACGGCTCTGTTTGGGATAGAAGAAGTTTTGGGACTCCAGAAGGGCGAGACCCTGCTGGTGAACGCCGCAGCGGGGGCGGTGGGCACCGTGGTGGGTCAGATCGCCAAGATCAAGGGCTGCAAGGTGGTGGGCTCAGCAGGGTCCGATGCCAAGGTGGCCTACCTCAAAGAGCTGGGCTTTGACGAGGCCTTCAACTACAAGACTGTTGGTTCACTGGATGAGGCGCTGAAGAAGGCTTCTCCAGAGGGATACGACTGCTTCTTTGAGAAT GTGGGGGGCCCTTTTTGGACTGCTGCCACACAACAAATGAAGAACTTTGGGAGAATAGCTGTGTGTGGAGGGATTGCCACCTACAATGACACCACCCCCAAAACAT GCCCATATCCCCACCTCACCATGATTTTTAAGCAGCTTAAAGTGGAGGGCTTCATGCAGAGCAGGTGGGAGCACAAGCACCCTGAGTCCCTCAAGAGGCTGATGGGCTGGGTGAAAGAG GGCAAACTGAAGTATCGGGAGCACGTCACGAAAGGCTTTGACAACATGCCAGCTGCCTTCATGGggctgctgcagggagagaacATCGGCAAGGCTGTCATTGCAGTCTGA
- the LOC115589229 gene encoding HAUS augmin-like complex subunit 3 isoform X5, giving the protein MLDGGQFVEALGRLGYPGASSLKPSEFDWLFDCAPENLHFWRFVCRTLNRSNVLTMEEARAFQELQKSGKPLLDEAALGEVLKTIGSSDGSSANILGLSSSSSSSMFASEGDVTIEDLEAELEALRKEKELKQRRYNRLQVVGTSRADVDLRLSTKVESAACKLKDASASIGAENADTNTLLQNLTNEVNKLASYLLVHPEAKQNLSISKSPPVLLSQLSLGPYLHQEELNTKTLTAFTRKHFFQGITDIVETSCSERFQVLDLSSCEGREEEENEDQGRDREERMLERRRTEMARLQWSHIVAQHQLMQATAEEKSVEAGLDWLSEKSSHTKSISTSSSLHVREVVSRKELQMVEAELEALLHGPVPAALRESARLINVPVVRGDLDLQLARQDYYTSRQDQVRDYLLRQKVSFDLLHLAQEMEMRRWRTCFKQLAEINSRLVKEDEAATLRLESLAHPDLAINPRHNPIISCKDAAFSRLLQILDHDSAHGRSEPFRTYEALDQAAHDLAGNLQVTRDALAGAGREQFYTAARLNGDCEALHRAMYTEFQQLVLGPQVRPTAITDQELLCPNAQELTLKLVEAESQLKSLQQVMQEIMGEVKSKRSQLERNALLRRERELYIYFHLDARLLQKVVEDLEGKMSAKRGQQ; this is encoded by the exons ATGTTGGACGGTGGACAGTTTGTGGAGGCCCTGGGCCGTCTAGGTTATCCTGGCGCATCATCATTGAAGCCCTCAGAGTTTGACTGGCTGTTTGACTGTGCCCCGGAGAACCTTCACTTTTGGCGCTTCGTCTGTCGGACCCTCAACCGTAGCAATGTTCTCACCATGGAGGAGGCGCGCGCTTTTCAAGAGCTACAGAAGTCCGGTAAGCCTCTCCTCGATGAAGCAGCCTTGGGCGAGGTCCTTAAAACCATTGGATCCTCAGATGGAAGCAGTGCAAACATCTTGGGgctttcttcttcatcttcatcctctaTGTTTGCATCAGAGGGTGATGTAACCATAGAGGACTTGGAGGCAGAGCTTGAGGCACTGCGTAAAGAGAAAGAGTTGAAGCAACGACGCTACAACAGGTTGCAGGTTGTGGGAACCTCCCGTGCAGATGTTGACCTACGACTTTCGACAAAGGTGGAGAGCGCTGCATGTAAGCTGAAGGATGCCAGTGCTTCCATTGGAGCTGAGAATGCTGACACCAACACTCTATTACAAAACCTAACAAATGAGGTGAACAAACTTGCTTCATATCTCCTGGTTCATCCAGAAGCTAAACAGAACCTGTCTATCTCCAAAAGCccccctgtcctcctctctcagcTGTCCTTGGGTCCCTATCTGCATCAGGAGGAGCTCAACACTAAAACACTGACTGCCTTCACTAGGAAGCATTTCTTCCAGGGCATCACCGACATCGTTGAGACTTCTTGTTCTGAGCGCTTTCAGGTCCTTGATCTCAGTTCCTGTGAAGgtagggaggaggaagagaatgaGGACCAagggagagacagggaggaaCGAATGTTGGAGCgcaggaggacagagatggCCCGACTTCAGTGGTCTCATATTGTGGCCCAGCACCAACTGATGCAGGCCACGGCAGAGGAGAAGAGTGTTGAGGCTGGACTGGACTGGCTCTCTGAGAAGTCCTCTCATACCAAG agcatctccacctcctcctcactgcatGTACGTGAGGTTGTGTCCAGGAAGGAGCTGCAGATGGTGGAGGCAGAGCTAGAGGCTCTACTCCATGGACCAGTACCCGCTGCCCTAAGGGAGTCCGCCAGGCTGATAAATGTGCCTGTAGTGAGGGGAGACCTGGATCTGCAACTTGCTAGGCAGGACTACTACACCTCCAGACAGGATCAG GTGCGTGACTACCTTCTCCGCCAGAAGGTGTCCTTTGACTTGTTGCACCTGGCTCAGGAGATGgagatgaggaggtggaggacgtGCTTTAAGCAGCTGGCAGAAATCAACAGCAGACTGGTCAAGGAAGATGAAGCGGCGACCCTTAGACTCGAGTCCCTGGCACACCCTGACCTGGCTATCAACCCCAGGCACAACCCTATCATCAGCTGCAAGGATGCAGCCTTTAGCAG ACTCCTCCAGATCCTTGACCATGATTCAGCCCACGGTCGATCAGAGCCTTTTCGGACATATGAAGCATTAGACCAGGCTGCTCATGACCTCGCAGGCAACCTCCAGGTGACCCGAGATGCCCTAGCCGGTGCTGGCCGTGAGCAGTTCTACACAGCTGCCCGTCTTAATGGTGACTGTGAGGCGCTCCACAGGGCAATGTACACAGAGTTCCAGCAGCTGGTCTTAGGGCCGCAGGTACGTCCAACGGCCATAACTGACCAGGAGCTGCTCTGTCCCAATGCACAG GAGCTCACGTTGAAGCTGGTGGAAGCAGAGTCTCAGCTGAAGAGTTTGCAGCAAGTAATGCAAGAAATCATGGGGGAGGTCAAATCTAAGCGCTCTCAGCTGGAGCGCAATGCCCTCCTCAGGCGGGAGAGGGAATTATACATCTACTTCCACTTGGATGCACGGCTGCTGCAGAAAGTAGTCGAAGATCTGGAGGGCAAAATGTCTGCCAAGAGAGGGCAGCAATAA
- the LOC115589229 gene encoding HAUS augmin-like complex subunit 3 isoform X6, with protein sequence MLDGGQFVEALGRLGYPGASSLKPSEFDWLFDCAPENLHFWRFVCRTLNRSNVLTMEEARAFQELQKSGKPLLDEAALGEVLKTIGSSDGSSANILGLSSSSSSSMFASEGDVTIEDLEAELEALRKEKELKQRRYNRLQVVGTSRADVDLRLSTKVESAACKLKDASASIGAENADTNTLLQNLTNEVNKLASYLLVHPEAKQNLSISKSPPVLLSQLSLGPYLHQEELNTKTLTAFTRKHFFQGITDIVETSCSERFQVLDLSSCEGREEEENEDQGRDREERMLERRRTEMARLQWSHIVAQHQLMQATAEEKSVEAGLDWLSEKSSHTKSISTSSSLHVREVVSRKELQMVEAELEALLHGPVPAALRESARLINVPVVRGDLDLQLARQDYYTSRQDQVRDYLLRQKVSFDLLHLAQEMEMRRWRTCFKQLAEINSRLVKEDEAATLRLESLAHPDLAINPRHNPIISCKDAAFSRLLQILDHDSAHGRSEPFRTYEALDQAAHDLAGNLQVTRDALAGAGREQFYTAARLNGDCEALHRAMYTEFQQLVLGPQELTLKLVEAESQLKSLQQVMQEIMGEVKSKRSQLERNALLRRERELYIYFHLDARLLQKVVEDLEGKMSAKRGQQ encoded by the exons ATGTTGGACGGTGGACAGTTTGTGGAGGCCCTGGGCCGTCTAGGTTATCCTGGCGCATCATCATTGAAGCCCTCAGAGTTTGACTGGCTGTTTGACTGTGCCCCGGAGAACCTTCACTTTTGGCGCTTCGTCTGTCGGACCCTCAACCGTAGCAATGTTCTCACCATGGAGGAGGCGCGCGCTTTTCAAGAGCTACAGAAGTCCGGTAAGCCTCTCCTCGATGAAGCAGCCTTGGGCGAGGTCCTTAAAACCATTGGATCCTCAGATGGAAGCAGTGCAAACATCTTGGGgctttcttcttcatcttcatcctctaTGTTTGCATCAGAGGGTGATGTAACCATAGAGGACTTGGAGGCAGAGCTTGAGGCACTGCGTAAAGAGAAAGAGTTGAAGCAACGACGCTACAACAGGTTGCAGGTTGTGGGAACCTCCCGTGCAGATGTTGACCTACGACTTTCGACAAAGGTGGAGAGCGCTGCATGTAAGCTGAAGGATGCCAGTGCTTCCATTGGAGCTGAGAATGCTGACACCAACACTCTATTACAAAACCTAACAAATGAGGTGAACAAACTTGCTTCATATCTCCTGGTTCATCCAGAAGCTAAACAGAACCTGTCTATCTCCAAAAGCccccctgtcctcctctctcagcTGTCCTTGGGTCCCTATCTGCATCAGGAGGAGCTCAACACTAAAACACTGACTGCCTTCACTAGGAAGCATTTCTTCCAGGGCATCACCGACATCGTTGAGACTTCTTGTTCTGAGCGCTTTCAGGTCCTTGATCTCAGTTCCTGTGAAGgtagggaggaggaagagaatgaGGACCAagggagagacagggaggaaCGAATGTTGGAGCgcaggaggacagagatggCCCGACTTCAGTGGTCTCATATTGTGGCCCAGCACCAACTGATGCAGGCCACGGCAGAGGAGAAGAGTGTTGAGGCTGGACTGGACTGGCTCTCTGAGAAGTCCTCTCATACCAAG agcatctccacctcctcctcactgcatGTACGTGAGGTTGTGTCCAGGAAGGAGCTGCAGATGGTGGAGGCAGAGCTAGAGGCTCTACTCCATGGACCAGTACCCGCTGCCCTAAGGGAGTCCGCCAGGCTGATAAATGTGCCTGTAGTGAGGGGAGACCTGGATCTGCAACTTGCTAGGCAGGACTACTACACCTCCAGACAGGATCAG GTGCGTGACTACCTTCTCCGCCAGAAGGTGTCCTTTGACTTGTTGCACCTGGCTCAGGAGATGgagatgaggaggtggaggacgtGCTTTAAGCAGCTGGCAGAAATCAACAGCAGACTGGTCAAGGAAGATGAAGCGGCGACCCTTAGACTCGAGTCCCTGGCACACCCTGACCTGGCTATCAACCCCAGGCACAACCCTATCATCAGCTGCAAGGATGCAGCCTTTAGCAG ACTCCTCCAGATCCTTGACCATGATTCAGCCCACGGTCGATCAGAGCCTTTTCGGACATATGAAGCATTAGACCAGGCTGCTCATGACCTCGCAGGCAACCTCCAGGTGACCCGAGATGCCCTAGCCGGTGCTGGCCGTGAGCAGTTCTACACAGCTGCCCGTCTTAATGGTGACTGTGAGGCGCTCCACAGGGCAATGTACACAGAGTTCCAGCAGCTGGTCTTAGGGCCGCAG GAGCTCACGTTGAAGCTGGTGGAAGCAGAGTCTCAGCTGAAGAGTTTGCAGCAAGTAATGCAAGAAATCATGGGGGAGGTCAAATCTAAGCGCTCTCAGCTGGAGCGCAATGCCCTCCTCAGGCGGGAGAGGGAATTATACATCTACTTCCACTTGGATGCACGGCTGCTGCAGAAAGTAGTCGAAGATCTGGAGGGCAAAATGTCTGCCAAGAGAGGGCAGCAATAA
- the txnb gene encoding thioredoxin b → MRVHVVTDKDDFNKQLASAGGKLVVVDFTATWCGPCKMIGPVFHKLAESEENANVIFLSVDVDDVEEVSASCDIKCMPTFHFYKNKDKVDEFSGSNADTLMEKLAQHR, encoded by the exons ATGCGTGTTCACGTGGTTACAGATAAG gACGACTTTAACAAGCAGCTGGCATCGGCTGGAGGCAAGCTGGTGGTGGTGGACTTCACGGCCACATGGTGTGGCCCGTGTAAAATGATCGGCCCAGTTTTTCAC AAACTGGCAGAAAGTGAGGAGAATGCAAATGTGATTTTCCTGTCAGTGGATGTGGATGATGTTGAA GAAGTGAGTGCATCTTGTGATATAAAGTGTATGCCCACATTCCACTTTTACAAGAACAAAGACAAG GTGGATGAATTCTCTGGCTCTAACGCAGACACACTGATGGAAAAACTAGCACAACACAGATAA